In Verrucomicrobiia bacterium, one genomic interval encodes:
- a CDS encoding YceI family protein, producing MHSFSHMPKNADSPLILIAAVLVLAGCSDPASNVPQTSATAPMPVPTAAGASGIEYRVRAGSSVGFTGSKVTGSHDGGFTNVVGSFRVGDGKLAGAPEITISMRSLWSDNDRLTGHLISPDFFDVAQYPVSSFTITSIEPAGENHQVNGNLNLHGVTKGISFPAQVSISPETAALKAEFAINRRDFNINYPGKPNDLIRDQVVIRLDIQATPGPERPEDRLIQ from the coding sequence ATGCACTCATTTTCCCACATGCCCAAGAACGCCGACTCCCCACTGATCCTCATCGCCGCCGTTCTGGTTCTCGCGGGATGCAGCGATCCCGCCAGCAACGTCCCCCAGACCAGTGCCACCGCTCCCATGCCGGTTCCCACCGCGGCGGGCGCTTCCGGCATTGAGTATCGCGTTCGTGCCGGGTCCAGCGTCGGCTTCACCGGATCCAAGGTCACCGGAAGCCACGACGGAGGATTTACCAACGTCGTCGGAAGTTTCCGGGTCGGGGATGGCAAGCTCGCGGGTGCGCCGGAAATCACGATCAGCATGCGCTCCCTCTGGTCCGACAACGATCGCCTCACCGGCCACTTGATCAGTCCGGATTTCTTCGATGTCGCGCAGTATCCGGTCAGCTCCTTCACCATCACCTCCATCGAGCCCGCCGGGGAAAACCATCAGGTCAACGGCAACCTCAACCTTCACGGAGTTACAAAGGGAATCTCGTTTCCGGCTCAAGTCTCCATCTCGCCGGAAACGGCCGCCCTCAAGGCGGAATTTGCAATCAACCGACGTGACTTTAACATTAACTATCCTGGAAAGCCCAACGACTTGATCCGGGATCAAGTGGTCATCCGCTTGGATATCCAAGCCACACCGGGCCCCGAGCGCCCAGAAGACCGGCTGATTCAGTAA
- a CDS encoding intradiol ring-cleavage dioxygenase, producing the protein MSTLLDPAPRRRFLRRALLGATALWTVPGLYAEQLLRTPAQTEGPFYPKPLPLDTDNDLLVVNDSLTPAAGVVTYVSGRILDGRGEPVRNALVEIWQCDDHGVYLHPGSENGARRDGNFQGFGRFLTGTSGEYLFRTIRPVPYPGRTPHIHYKVKRAGKELLTTQCYIKGHPGNETDGIWKGLQDPRLRDLVTVDFVSLPGAVAGEQAARFDILLGWTPQL; encoded by the coding sequence ATGTCAACCCTTCTCGATCCTGCGCCCCGGCGGCGCTTTCTGCGCCGGGCCCTCCTTGGTGCAACAGCCTTGTGGACGGTTCCGGGTCTCTACGCGGAACAGTTGCTTCGGACACCGGCGCAGACCGAGGGGCCCTTTTACCCCAAGCCCCTGCCGCTGGACACGGACAATGACCTGCTCGTGGTCAACGATTCCCTGACTCCCGCCGCCGGAGTGGTGACTTACGTGAGCGGCCGCATCCTCGATGGCCGCGGCGAACCGGTCCGAAACGCACTCGTCGAGATCTGGCAGTGCGACGACCACGGCGTGTATCTGCATCCGGGCTCGGAAAACGGGGCGCGTCGCGACGGCAACTTTCAGGGATTCGGGCGGTTCCTGACCGGAACGTCCGGGGAGTACCTGTTTCGGACCATTCGGCCGGTCCCCTACCCCGGGCGGACCCCGCACATCCATTACAAGGTCAAGCGGGCCGGGAAAGAGCTGCTGACGACCCAGTGCTACATCAAGGGGCATCCGGGCAACGAGACGGACGGCATCTGGAAGGGCCTGCAGGATCCGAGGCTTCGCGACCTCGTGACGGTGGATTTCGTTTCGCTGCCGGGCGCGGTCGCCGGCGAACAGGCGGCCCGGTTTGACATCCTGCTGGGTTGGACGCCGCAGCTGTAA
- a CDS encoding HEAT repeat domain-containing protein, protein MNLQAAAAAFTLVLTTGLVVGGVVTIGPVTFTVPEGFTVELAAGADLAPRPVSACFDDQGHLYVTDSSGSNKPPAEQLKDPDHRILRLADRDGDGVFDDAVVFADRVMFPQGCLWHEGSVYVAAPPSLWKFTDTDGDGIADRREEWFRGGTLTGCANDLHGPHLGPDGWLYWTKGAFAEQTHPLGSGRTLQDRAAHIYRARPDGTGLEVVMSGGMDNPVEVAFTADGEAVFTSTFIDFSQPGFRDGIAHAIQGGVFGKANEVLEDGRVVRTGPELFHPFYQAGPSAECGLARYTGTAFGPGYRDNLFATSFNLHKVTRHTLRPDGASLACDSADFMTTDHPDFHPTDVLEDADGSLLVVDTGGWYKLCCPSSQLVKPDVLGAIYRVRRQGAERAKDLWGRAQRPAVSDAGGLETALRGLSDESWAIRDAAARWLVRIGNPAVDGLRRMAAAPGAGGAGQEPLWTLFKIGTPAASAVLVQALEHPDPLSRRVAAKALSLQPDLEVAAPLTQLLRAEDPALVRSGAEGLGRLGAREAVPALLSAAGRPAVDPFLQHSLIHALIRIGDGAETRKGLGAPSATARRAALIALDQMEAGGLTVAELTPFLDDPDERTRTAADWIVSSRAEWGGELAALFRSRLRDHGPGDLGSWNRRLALLTRDAQGRGLLAEAAGDPGWDPTTREAALQAMSAARLTEPPEGWEAAVCAALSEPAGPVRRAAIAASRSMSGSAGIAGALRSCARDEALPAALRLEALDALAAGTVLSGPEFSFLLTQLDPGNPPQLRAAAARVISRSAWAPSELSVLAGRIPEAGPLELALMLSAFDGGGDEALGRQLLAALRASPSARALHPGQWTPRFAKFPEPVREEAAAHIASIHTDAASQAARLDVLLESLQQMKGDIRRGQEVFNGARAACASCHRIGYLGGDVGPELTRIGEVRSERDLLESIVYPSLSFVRSYEPTRISLRDGEEIQGIVRSESSEEVTVVTGPGAVQRIRRSDIAAMEPGGISVMPGGLDEQLSRQELADLLLFVKAVRWQ, encoded by the coding sequence ATGAACCTCCAGGCTGCTGCGGCTGCATTCACGCTGGTTCTGACGACCGGTCTTGTCGTTGGGGGAGTGGTGACGATCGGTCCGGTGACCTTCACCGTTCCGGAGGGCTTCACGGTGGAATTGGCGGCGGGGGCCGACCTGGCCCCCCGCCCGGTCAGTGCCTGTTTCGACGACCAGGGGCATTTGTACGTGACCGATTCGTCGGGATCCAACAAGCCCCCTGCCGAACAGCTCAAGGACCCGGATCATCGGATCCTCCGGCTCGCCGATCGGGATGGAGACGGGGTGTTCGATGACGCCGTGGTGTTCGCCGACCGGGTGATGTTTCCCCAAGGCTGCCTTTGGCACGAAGGTTCGGTGTACGTCGCGGCGCCACCGAGTCTGTGGAAATTCACCGACACCGATGGCGACGGCATCGCGGACCGGCGCGAAGAATGGTTCCGGGGCGGGACGCTGACGGGGTGCGCCAACGACCTCCACGGACCTCACCTGGGTCCGGACGGATGGCTGTACTGGACGAAGGGGGCTTTTGCCGAGCAGACCCATCCGCTGGGCAGCGGCCGGACGCTGCAGGATCGGGCTGCCCATATCTATCGGGCGCGTCCGGACGGCACCGGCCTTGAAGTGGTGATGTCCGGCGGCATGGACAACCCGGTGGAGGTTGCCTTCACCGCCGATGGCGAGGCAGTGTTTACCAGCACGTTCATTGATTTCTCGCAACCGGGGTTTCGCGACGGCATTGCCCACGCCATTCAGGGTGGGGTGTTTGGAAAGGCCAATGAAGTTCTGGAGGATGGGAGGGTGGTCCGGACTGGTCCCGAGCTGTTCCATCCGTTTTATCAGGCCGGCCCGTCGGCGGAATGCGGGCTGGCTCGTTACACCGGCACTGCTTTCGGGCCCGGGTACCGGGATAACCTCTTCGCGACTTCCTTCAATCTCCACAAGGTGACCCGCCACACGCTTCGACCGGACGGCGCCTCGTTGGCCTGTGACTCTGCGGATTTTATGACAACCGATCATCCCGATTTCCACCCGACGGATGTGCTTGAGGATGCCGATGGCAGCCTGCTCGTGGTGGATACCGGGGGTTGGTACAAATTATGTTGCCCGAGTTCTCAGCTGGTGAAGCCGGATGTCCTCGGAGCCATCTACCGGGTGCGTCGTCAGGGAGCGGAGCGAGCGAAGGATTTGTGGGGACGAGCCCAAAGGCCTGCGGTATCGGATGCCGGCGGTTTGGAGACGGCGCTCCGGGGGTTGTCGGATGAAAGCTGGGCCATCCGGGATGCGGCCGCCCGTTGGCTGGTGCGGATCGGGAACCCGGCGGTGGACGGACTCCGCCGGATGGCGGCGGCTCCGGGGGCCGGGGGTGCCGGACAAGAGCCGCTGTGGACCCTTTTCAAGATAGGCACCCCTGCGGCAAGTGCGGTGCTCGTGCAGGCACTGGAGCATCCAGATCCGCTGTCGCGCCGCGTGGCGGCCAAGGCGCTGTCATTGCAGCCCGATTTGGAGGTGGCAGCGCCCCTGACCCAGTTGCTTCGCGCGGAAGACCCGGCACTGGTTCGCTCAGGTGCCGAAGGACTTGGCCGCCTGGGAGCCCGCGAGGCGGTGCCAGCGTTGCTGTCCGCAGCCGGGCGTCCGGCGGTGGACCCATTTCTTCAGCACAGTCTGATCCATGCCCTGATCCGCATCGGTGACGGCGCGGAGACCCGAAAGGGACTGGGTGCGCCGTCGGCCACTGCGCGACGTGCCGCCTTGATCGCGCTTGACCAGATGGAAGCGGGCGGTCTGACGGTTGCCGAATTGACGCCGTTTCTCGACGATCCAGACGAGCGGACGCGGACGGCTGCGGATTGGATTGTCTCCAGCCGGGCGGAATGGGGTGGTGAGCTGGCCGCGCTGTTTCGATCGCGCCTTCGAGACCACGGGCCGGGGGATCTCGGGTCGTGGAACCGGAGGTTGGCCCTGTTGACCCGGGATGCCCAGGGCCGTGGGTTGCTGGCGGAGGCCGCCGGGGACCCTGGGTGGGATCCGACGACCCGGGAGGCGGCGTTGCAAGCGATGTCAGCAGCCCGGTTGACGGAGCCGCCGGAAGGTTGGGAGGCCGCGGTGTGTGCGGCCTTGTCGGAGCCTGCGGGTCCGGTCAGGCGAGCGGCGATTGCTGCAAGCCGCTCGATGTCTGGATCCGCTGGAATCGCCGGGGCCCTGCGAAGCTGCGCCCGCGACGAAGCGCTTCCGGCGGCGCTGCGGTTGGAAGCCCTCGATGCGCTGGCGGCCGGGACGGTGCTGTCCGGACCGGAGTTTTCCTTCCTCCTGACCCAACTGGATCCCGGGAATCCGCCTCAGCTGCGGGCCGCCGCGGCCCGGGTGATCTCCAGGTCCGCTTGGGCGCCGTCGGAGCTGTCGGTTCTGGCCGGGCGGATCCCGGAGGCTGGGCCCTTGGAGCTGGCGCTGATGCTGTCGGCCTTTGATGGCGGGGGTGACGAGGCGCTCGGACGGCAGTTACTGGCCGCGCTCCGGGCATCCCCAAGCGCCCGGGCGTTGCATCCCGGACAATGGACACCGCGCTTTGCAAAGTTTCCGGAACCGGTGCGTGAGGAGGCTGCTGCACACATCGCAAGCATCCACACCGACGCTGCCAGCCAGGCAGCGCGATTGGATGTCCTGTTGGAAAGTTTGCAACAAATGAAGGGGGACATTCGTCGCGGTCAGGAGGTCTTCAATGGCGCCAGGGCGGCCTGTGCCTCCTGCCACCGGATCGGATACCTCGGCGGAGATGTGGGACCCGAGCTCACCCGGATTGGCGAGGTGCGGAGTGAACGCGATCTGCTGGAATCCATTGTCTATCCCAGCCTCAGTTTCGTCCGCAGCTACGAACCAACCCGGATCTCCCTGCGGGACGGTGAGGAGATCCAGGGCATCGTCCGGAGCGAGTCGTCCGAGGAGGTGACGGTGGTGACCGGTCCCGGGGCAGTGCAGCGGATTCGCAGGAGTGACATCGCTGCAATGGAGCCGGGGGGGATCAGCGTGATGCCCGGCGGACTGGACGAACAGCTCAGCCGGCAGGAACTGGCGGACCTGCTGCTGTTCGTCAAGGCGGTCCGCTGGCAATAG
- a CDS encoding menaquinone biosynthesis protein, translating into MSSAMHVCEGLTERFRIGSVPYLNAVPLTHALGSGVTLLPPSRLADELHANRLDAALVSVTESLLFPGYRVVDGVGIVSHGEVASVILAHRPALEAVDRVFVDPASRTSVELMRMLLAARGIHPRFEALGAYSDAVFRDAVLLIGNAAIAFRRSGPPHTLWDLGSAWKELTELPFVYAVWAVREDVAEPALADGLRAAAAAGMAALPELVATRSEYDRAFRQAYLGGHIRYVVGDREKAGLAHFAALLGQYGGRPAVTVRWF; encoded by the coding sequence ATGTCTTCCGCGATGCATGTCTGCGAGGGACTGACGGAACGATTCAGGATCGGTTCGGTGCCGTATCTGAATGCGGTACCGTTGACGCACGCCCTTGGATCCGGGGTGACCCTGCTCCCGCCCTCGCGGCTCGCGGACGAGTTGCATGCGAATCGGCTGGATGCCGCCCTCGTCAGTGTCACGGAATCGCTCCTGTTTCCCGGTTACAGGGTCGTGGATGGCGTGGGCATCGTCTCCCATGGGGAGGTGGCCAGCGTGATCTTGGCGCATCGTCCTGCCCTTGAAGCCGTGGATCGGGTCTTTGTGGATCCGGCGTCGCGAACGAGCGTGGAGTTGATGAGGATGCTGCTCGCGGCGCGCGGGATCCATCCCCGGTTCGAGGCGCTAGGCGCCTATTCCGACGCGGTCTTCCGGGATGCCGTGCTGCTGATCGGAAATGCGGCGATCGCATTCCGGCGGTCGGGGCCGCCGCACACGCTCTGGGATCTCGGATCCGCATGGAAGGAACTTACGGAACTGCCGTTCGTGTATGCGGTGTGGGCTGTTCGGGAGGACGTCGCGGAGCCGGCGCTCGCGGATGGCCTTCGGGCGGCGGCGGCGGCAGGAATGGCGGCGCTCCCGGAGTTGGTGGCCACGCGATCCGAGTACGACAGGGCCTTCCGCCAAGCCTATCTTGGCGGACACATCCGGTATGTCGTGGGGGATCGTGAGAAGGCCGGGCTGGCACATTTTGCGGCGCTGCTCGGGCAGTATGGCGGCCGGCCGGCCGTTACGGTGCGATGGTTCTGA
- a CDS encoding dienelactone hydrolase family protein: MRPVLSLLALLALVTPALRAQDWAKPRLENSPRHLEWVKVKHGDREVNCFLGYPQAREKAPAVVVIHEIFGLSDWVRGVVDQLAEAGFIAIAPDLLSGMAPGGGGTPEFGGGDMVRRAVSGLPPDQVTADLDAVVAHVAALPASSGLVTVGGFCWGGSQTFRFATNNRKVKAAFVFYGSGPDLPAELARIECPVYGFYGSDDARVNATIPTSRELMERVGKVYEPVVYEGAGHGFMRSGEAPDATEANRKAREEAWKRWREVLRKL, encoded by the coding sequence ATGAGACCCGTCCTTTCGCTTCTGGCCCTGCTGGCGTTGGTTACCCCTGCGCTGCGGGCCCAGGACTGGGCAAAGCCACGCCTGGAGAATTCACCGCGGCACCTGGAGTGGGTGAAGGTGAAGCATGGGGACCGGGAGGTGAACTGCTTCCTTGGGTATCCCCAGGCTCGCGAGAAGGCGCCGGCAGTGGTGGTGATCCATGAGATTTTCGGGCTCTCAGACTGGGTACGTGGCGTGGTGGACCAGCTTGCGGAGGCGGGCTTTATCGCCATTGCGCCGGACTTGTTGTCGGGCATGGCCCCAGGTGGTGGTGGGACCCCTGAGTTCGGCGGCGGCGACATGGTCCGGCGTGCGGTGTCAGGATTGCCCCCGGACCAGGTGACCGCGGATCTGGATGCCGTGGTGGCGCATGTGGCGGCGTTGCCTGCATCCAGTGGGTTGGTGACCGTTGGGGGCTTCTGCTGGGGCGGATCGCAGACGTTCCGGTTCGCCACGAACAACCGCAAGGTGAAGGCGGCATTCGTGTTCTACGGGTCCGGACCGGACCTGCCTGCGGAACTCGCCCGGATCGAGTGCCCGGTGTACGGCTTTTACGGCAGCGACGATGCCCGGGTGAATGCGACAATTCCAACCAGCCGGGAATTGATGGAGCGCGTGGGCAAGGTCTATGAACCGGTGGTCTACGAGGGCGCCGGCCACGGATTCATGCGATCGGGCGAGGCGCCGGATGCCACCGAGGCCAACCGCAAGGCGCGCGAGGAGGCCTGGAAGCGGTGGCGCGAGGTCCTCAGGAAGCTGTAG
- a CDS encoding MFS transporter, producing MPLGRLYPLAGLPGQRQLWSWISFDVANQSFTLIINTLLFSIFFSVVVVRDDAIDDRLWAITYGSSMLLCALASPVTGAMADERASKKAWLLGTGLACSLLTCALGLVQPGQVVLAMALYIPANFAFSIGENFLSSFLPSLARPGELGRVSGFSWGCAYAAALLLLITTAAAMVLTGRTGPDQWRPFFVFAGLWFLAFCVPTLVWLREPGLPAAAHTRRSLVAVGFARLGESLRETASRRDLAMLLGASLFYGTGTSVVIFFASKLAAEFGFTQVRLVMFIAVITVSGIAGTVLPILYQDRFGHRRMTLGLLGLWLLTTAAFAGFAFYHEVQTRTGGGAGVPTWPLWLIGNLLGFGLGSLGAANRAFVGFLAPVGREAETFGMWGLVFKLSALMTFPFAWMKDVAGTPSALLVLTGFVLAGFLLTLLVNEQRGRKAALAAGARGI from the coding sequence ATGCCCCTCGGACGCCTCTATCCGCTCGCGGGTCTCCCCGGTCAGCGACAGCTCTGGTCCTGGATCTCCTTCGATGTTGCGAACCAGTCGTTTACGCTGATCATCAACACGCTGCTGTTTTCGATCTTCTTTTCGGTGGTTGTGGTGCGTGACGATGCGATAGACGACCGGCTCTGGGCGATCACCTACGGCAGCAGCATGTTGTTGTGCGCCCTGGCCTCGCCGGTGACCGGTGCGATGGCCGATGAGCGGGCGTCGAAGAAGGCGTGGCTTCTGGGAACCGGTCTGGCCTGCAGTCTTCTGACGTGTGCGCTCGGGCTGGTCCAGCCGGGTCAGGTGGTGCTCGCGATGGCGCTCTACATCCCGGCCAACTTCGCGTTCTCCATCGGCGAGAATTTTCTCTCCAGCTTCCTTCCGTCGCTTGCGCGACCGGGTGAACTGGGGCGGGTGAGCGGCTTCTCCTGGGGTTGCGCGTACGCAGCGGCACTCCTGCTGCTGATCACGACGGCGGCGGCGATGGTGCTCACGGGGCGGACCGGACCGGATCAATGGCGGCCGTTCTTCGTGTTTGCCGGGCTTTGGTTCCTGGCCTTTTGTGTCCCCACACTGGTCTGGCTGCGGGAGCCGGGCCTTCCGGCGGCGGCCCATACCCGGCGCAGCCTCGTCGCGGTGGGGTTCGCGCGCCTGGGGGAATCCCTGCGGGAGACCGCCTCACGACGGGACCTGGCGATGCTCCTGGGGGCGTCGCTGTTTTACGGCACCGGCACCAGCGTGGTGATTTTCTTTGCGAGCAAGCTCGCCGCGGAGTTTGGGTTCACCCAGGTGCGTCTGGTGATGTTCATCGCCGTGATCACGGTGTCCGGAATCGCCGGGACGGTGCTGCCGATCTTGTATCAGGACCGGTTCGGACACCGCCGCATGACCCTCGGCCTCCTGGGCTTGTGGCTGCTGACGACGGCCGCATTTGCAGGATTCGCCTTCTACCACGAAGTGCAAACCCGGACTGGTGGCGGGGCCGGGGTCCCGACCTGGCCGCTATGGCTCATCGGAAACCTGCTGGGATTTGGACTGGGCTCGCTGGGCGCGGCCAACCGGGCCTTTGTGGGATTTCTGGCACCGGTGGGGCGCGAGGCGGAGACCTTTGGGATGTGGGGTTTGGTGTTCAAACTCTCGGCGCTGATGACCTTTCCGTTTGCGTGGATGAAGGACGTCGCGGGGACTCCCTCGGCGCTCCTCGTCCTCACGGGATTCGTGCTTGCCGGCTTTTTGCTGACCTTGCTCGTCAATGAACAGCGGGGCCGGAAGGCGGCGCTTGCGGCCGGGGCGCGCGGAATCTGA
- a CDS encoding 3'-5' exonuclease, translating to MAHLVFDIETSALGLEHFDETQQEYLFREASRLEDPAEQARRRAEITQQFNLWPLTAQVVCIAMVNADTGRGQVLYQSDDFEEELDSPGGVEFAPQADESELLTAFWDVARRYDQVVTFNGRGFDVPFLYLRSALLNVPITRKDWLGYRYQIEPHCDLAEQFTFYNVSGRDGAARRFNLDFYCKSFGIPSPKADGVTGMDVNDLLAAGRHREIAEYCLRDVVATVALFRIWRERLMGIK from the coding sequence ATGGCCCACCTGGTGTTCGACATCGAAACCTCCGCCCTCGGCCTGGAGCATTTCGACGAAACCCAGCAGGAATACCTGTTCCGCGAGGCTTCGCGCCTGGAGGACCCGGCGGAGCAGGCCCGACGTCGTGCCGAGATCACCCAGCAGTTCAATCTCTGGCCCCTCACCGCCCAGGTCGTCTGCATTGCCATGGTCAACGCCGACACCGGCAGGGGTCAGGTGCTGTACCAGTCCGACGATTTCGAGGAAGAACTCGACTCCCCCGGTGGCGTCGAATTCGCGCCCCAGGCGGACGAATCTGAACTCCTGACCGCCTTTTGGGATGTCGCCCGCCGTTACGACCAGGTGGTGACCTTTAACGGGCGGGGCTTCGACGTCCCGTTCCTTTATCTTCGCTCGGCGCTGCTCAATGTGCCGATCACGCGGAAGGACTGGCTTGGCTACCGGTATCAGATCGAGCCGCACTGCGACCTGGCCGAGCAATTCACATTCTACAACGTGAGCGGACGGGACGGCGCGGCCCGCAGGTTCAACCTCGACTTCTACTGCAAGTCCTTTGGCATTCCCTCCCCGAAGGCCGATGGCGTCACCGGCATGGATGTCAACGACCTCCTGGCCGCCGGACGCCACCGTGAGATCGCCGAGTACTGCCTCCGCGACGTGGTTGCCACCGTGGCCCTGTTCCGAATCTGGCGGGAACGATTGATGGGCATCAAGTAA
- a CDS encoding methyltransferase domain-containing protein: MRLEHQPLLVCPACRGPLALGTGPQLASDHVMEGALDCRACPASYPIRGGVPRFVPEANYAAGFGLQWNRHAATQLDSFTGLPLTENRFFSDTRWPRQLDGQTLLEAGCGAGRFTEIVVRTGALLVSLDYSAAVDANFSSNGHHPNLLIVQGDIYAMPFACASFDRVFCLGVLQHTPDVHRSFQQLPRFLKPGGHLAVDVYRRFPWWKQWTITKYWARPITRRIPPERLYPLVERYVRTLWPLTRGLHRLPYGRNLNWKLLIADYQGMYPLSPNLLEDWAVLDTFDMLAPAYDDPQTPETIRSWFLEAGLQDVELADGSNGVVGRGRKPAGPGPTAS; this comes from the coding sequence ATGAGACTTGAGCATCAACCCTTGTTGGTCTGTCCGGCATGCCGGGGGCCGTTGGCCCTGGGCACCGGACCGCAACTTGCCTCCGATCACGTCATGGAAGGCGCGCTGGACTGTCGCGCCTGCCCGGCCAGTTATCCCATCCGCGGCGGCGTGCCGCGGTTCGTCCCCGAGGCCAACTACGCCGCAGGGTTTGGCCTGCAGTGGAACCGGCATGCCGCCACCCAGCTCGACAGCTTTACCGGGCTTCCTCTGACCGAGAACCGGTTCTTTAGCGACACCCGGTGGCCGCGCCAGCTCGACGGACAAACCCTGCTGGAGGCGGGGTGCGGTGCGGGCCGCTTCACCGAGATTGTGGTGCGCACCGGCGCCCTCCTGGTGTCGCTCGACTACAGCGCTGCAGTGGACGCCAATTTTTCCTCCAATGGACATCATCCGAACCTGCTGATCGTCCAGGGGGACATCTATGCGATGCCCTTTGCCTGCGCCTCCTTTGACCGGGTGTTCTGCCTGGGCGTCCTGCAGCACACACCCGACGTCCACCGCTCCTTCCAGCAACTGCCCCGTTTCCTCAAGCCAGGAGGGCACCTCGCCGTGGATGTGTACCGGCGGTTCCCGTGGTGGAAACAGTGGACGATCACCAAGTACTGGGCGCGGCCCATCACCCGCAGGATTCCCCCGGAACGGCTGTACCCGTTGGTGGAGCGCTACGTGCGCACCCTCTGGCCTCTCACCCGCGGGTTGCACCGCTTGCCGTACGGTCGGAATCTCAACTGGAAACTGCTCATCGCCGATTACCAGGGGATGTATCCGCTGTCGCCAAACCTCCTGGAGGATTGGGCGGTTCTCGATACCTTCGACATGCTCGCCCCCGCCTACGACGACCCACAGACTCCGGAAACGATTCGTTCCTGGTTTCTGGAGGCCGGTCTGCAGGACGTGGAGCTTGCGGACGGATCGAACGGAGTCGTCGGTCGCGGCCGAAAACCCGCGGGACCCGGTCCTACAGCTTCCTGA
- a CDS encoding MEKHLA domain-containing protein, translating to MIPPWTRPEAILQSLRIQRSFHQWLGRDLVPPCADRLDAATALFHAEKVVVSHGVEADPVLNYGNAKALELWEMTWEELVQTPSRMTAEPVEQEERARLLGEVRIRGYTHGYAGVRVSRRGRRFRITGATVWNLVDDAGAPAGQAAAFDSWEFL from the coding sequence ATGATCCCGCCGTGGACCCGCCCGGAGGCCATTCTACAATCGCTGCGTATCCAGCGCAGTTTCCATCAGTGGCTTGGAAGGGATCTGGTCCCGCCCTGTGCCGATCGCCTGGATGCGGCGACTGCGCTGTTTCACGCAGAGAAGGTGGTCGTCTCGCACGGCGTTGAAGCGGACCCGGTGTTGAATTATGGCAACGCAAAGGCGCTGGAATTGTGGGAGATGACCTGGGAGGAGTTGGTGCAAACTCCTTCGCGAATGACTGCCGAGCCGGTGGAGCAGGAGGAACGGGCAAGGTTGCTGGGGGAGGTCCGGATCCGCGGCTACACCCATGGGTATGCCGGCGTGCGTGTTTCAAGACGTGGGCGGCGCTTCAGGATCACCGGGGCCACCGTATGGAACCTTGTGGACGATGCCGGGGCCCCGGCCGGCCAGGCGGCCGCCTTCGATTCCTGGGAATTCCTCTAG